The nucleotide window agaAAAACCACATCCTATATTGGAAAATAGCTCAAATtagtgaaaacatttaaagataagCCAGAGTGTAATTGAATGTTACATTCATTTTGTAGCAATGGTGAAACAAGATTCACATGCAACAGGTCATGTTAAAACAAAGGTGTGTGTCATTCAAACGGATGAGAAACTCACAATCTGAAAACTCTCTacgaggttgtgtgtgtgtgagagttatGTAATTTGTAGACAATAGTCTCTTATTGTTCAAGTGACATTAACTGTTTAACAGAAActgggtcagagagagaaagtgagtgtgtccgtgcttatgtgtgtgtgcgtgtgtgtgcgtgtgtgtgcttgcatgcgCGTGATTGTTCTGGGGATTGTCGGCAGCTTTGATGTTCCATCTGTCCATCACTGTAGATAGATTATATGAGGGTATCTCCATTGTGTTGTGATGATAATTTGTGTTTACTGAATCAGAAATGCAGATGATGTTATGGGTTCTGAGAAAAGTCATTAACACGCGTGCAGGGAGAGTCCGGGAGTCCGAGCCAGAGAGGGGAGATAATTACCCTCCAAGTGAGAATTCTTCCCATGCGATGATCTTCTAGGAATAAAGTGAATTACTCGAAAATGCACACGCATCCACAGGCGCTtagacgcacaaacacgcagAACCCCAGCTGTGACAGAACAAAAAATCCACAAATGACTCACAGGTTCAAGGAAGTGGATTGTTCTGGTGTTCAGCGGTGATCGGGAAGCAGCTAGTTTTAATTCAGGGGAACCCAGTTTAATCGATAAAGAGCTGCAGGGGCAGACAACAGGTCAATACGCTGCTTAATCAAGCTGGTATGAACGCAAGTTCACTCAGAGTTGATCAGTTCAACGGCAGGTTTATCACTGATGAATTCTGACAATGATACAGTGCTGCGTGAGTCACGCATTcaaacaaaatacttttaactGAAGGGGAGTTTTTTTCTATTGGGTATTTGAggaatttaaaatgattaaagcaGACGTTACATTCCAACCTGCAGTATGAGTACAGCTTGATATACTGGTGCGCAATGGTCCATCATCATATCATCGAAGGAACACTACAACCCTGCACAACTTAATGCCAAAATACGCAAGacttcttcattaaaatgtctaatgCTTACGTTATCCCAAAATATTCTAACTTTGTTCAAACCCCTTAGAAATCCTCAATTTAATTTATGGTAACATGTAATCTTAGTCGCCTTTTAATCGCAGCATATCTGCTTCACCCGTGGCTTTTGCGTTTCTGCTGAAACTGTGATGAAGGAACAATACAGTTGTGTTGGTAATGCTCATTTTTAATGGATCACAGTCATTCTTACCTCATCCACGATCTGCGCCACGCTGCTTCACAGCGTCACCCAAATTGGTCTTTGGTTTCTGATTTGGTtaagagacccctagtggccaaagtcGAAGCTGAACTCTGAATTACCGCAGCCGGAGGAGAACAAACAATGTGTATAAGCTTCATGCTAACcacaaaaaatgtgtgtgtgtgtgtagtaacaAGAAGCTTCGTAACCTGCCCAACTACTTCATCATGAACTTGGCGGTCAGCGACTTCCTCATGGCCTTCACACAGTCGCCCATCTTCTTCATCAACTGTATCTACAAGGAATGGGTGTTCGGAGAGATGGGTGAGTCTCTTTGAATTCTCCTTTTCAATAAAGACACTTTTCTGTTCTGCTCAGAAGCCTCAGAGCAAGGCACCATTACTGGGTCGCCTCCTTCCTCGGATATGACGGCAGAACTGAAATGATACATTCTGCTCCTCTGGGGATTCCCTTGATTCGTGTCCCCAGAGCAACTGTTGGACAAGAAGAGGAAGGTTTAACTGAATGGAATTGAATATGTGATGTAAGCTGTTTGATTGAGTTGAAGCCTGATACAAATGTTtaagaatataaaacattttggtCTCATCAGTTCCACAGACTGGTTCCACAATTTCATCAAATTGCAATGGATCCCGGTCTATGTTGGTCTGAGAAGGATCCACCAAATGAAGCCTCTGTTGCGAGGGGATAAAAGTACACAATCGTGTATTTATTATAGTTTACTCGAGGGAGCCTTCGAAATGAGACAGCCCAGTCGCGCTACTGTACAATAGATACAATCAgtgatgcagcccctgaattgggacacagctttttaatcacatttttatcACAAATATTAGAATTCTGCTGCTGAAAAACATTTGTATGTGCCCATCCCCTTTAGGCTGTAAGTTGTACGCATTCTGTGGCGCCCTGTTCGGCATTGCCTCCATGATCAACCTACTGGCCATCTCCATCGACCGCTACGTGGTCATCACCAAGCCCCTGCAGGCGATCCACTGGAGCTCCAAGAGGAGAACTGCATTGGCAATCCTCATGGTCTGGCTCTACTCTCTGGCCTGGAGTCTGGCCCCCCTCGTTGGCTGGAGTGAGTTCCCTTTACATTGGTGTCTTGTTTACGTGATCCCCTCTGAGAGTCTGAAAGGATCAGTGAAAAACCTCCTGTTCTTGGTTCCCTACTGAGCAAAttgatgaggggggggggggggggggattaacaCAGCTAATCTTCATTCATTCACCTGCGACAACACAATTGACCTGTGATCTCAATCTCCTGCACCTCAGACATTACATCCTGTCCAACACGAAGGAACATTGATGTTTTGGCTGATATCCTACGTCTTGCCTCTACTCTTCTAGGCTCTTATATCCCAGAGGGCCTGATGACGTCTTGCACGTGGGATTACGTCACATACACAATGGCCAACAGGAGCTACACGATGAtgctttgctgttttgttttctttattcccCTGGGAATCATCTTTTATTGCTATCTCCTCATGTTTCTGGCCATAAGGAAGACCGGCAGGTACTAGCAGCTTTATACCAGAGTGCAAAGTATTTTATCAGAATTTTAATGATCTAGCTTTAACTGGCCCTTTACGTCCTGCCGCACCGACAGGGAGGTAGAGCGTCTGGGGACTCAGGTGAGGAAATCCACCCTCATCCAGCACAAGTCCATCAAAACCGAGTGGAAGTTGGCGAAGATTGCCTTCGTGGTCATTGTGGTGTATGTCCTCTCCTGGTCACCATATGCCTGCGTCACACTGATTTCCTGGGCAGGGTGAGTCTGATGGAACGTATTCAGATTTGGTGTTATTTGGCATTAATCTTTGGAGTATTCTGGTACTTTAAAggtaatgtctctgtgtgttcactgtaTGCTCTGCTCAAACATTTTTGGGATTTGTAATTACTTCTGCATGCTTCAATGTAGAAACCTGTTTCAAAAATTATATATTCAGCTCATTGGGGGAAATTGTCATGTCTATTAggctttagggttagggttagggttatattaGGTTATAAactgtgtatataaatatatattaatgtttgCTGAACTATTGAACACTTTCTTTCTCATTAAAATGCATCAAATGAATATTCAGACCTTCACCAATCTAAAATGCACGTATTCTCAAATACTTTGAGCCAGAAACTTTTTCAAAGCTTTACACAACTCTGACAACCTTCAGCTATTAAACTtgaatttatctttttttttttacattatctgCAGCTTTGGAATTATAACCTTCgatatttgatgttttaattCCGTcagtttgagtttaaaatggTCTATTGAGGGTTTGAATAGATCACCGCATTGAGATTCAGATCAGCTGACAAGACTTGCACAAAGTCGTAAGCCCGAGACACAGATAAACAAAGATGTGcactcaaacaaacatacaagcAGCTTAGGGCCGCCATAATAACAGCCCAGGACATCAGTCATACTTATCATTGCACTTTAGCTCGAGCTACACGTGGAACAATGCAGTTTATCAGCCGCAGAAGTAGAGAAGGGAAACAAATCCAGGCTTAGTCACTGTCTCTTTATTCAGTCTTACATTGACAAAAAAGCTTCATGCAAACTtttggaaatataaaaatggaaatgtgaatAATTCCCTTTGCCATTTACAACTCGATACAAAAATCAGTTTATGcaaaaagacacagaaaataagTTAATCAACATAAAGATACTATTAAAgcaacatttaattaaataaaatcatgttCGAAAGGAGTTACAATGGAAAAATGCATCAAACCATCAATTGTGCATAAGGATGAAAATCACACATTCAGAGGAAATACAGCAGCCGCTTGGCAGTAACTCTATACGTCCGGGTGACTTCCCTGTAACACACTGACTCTGCGTATGTGATGAATGACGTGTCGGCAGTTTGGATAAAAAAACCGTCCCAAAAAAGGCCTCAGAAACTGTTATTatataatgtttgtttattcagcCAGAGGCCGGGTGCCCCTGGCTGACTGACACACCACAGAAGGCAAAGTTGCTAATCTAAGCTATCATAACATTCATCAAACCACATGTCTCTGCGGGGACATACAGTAAGAAGGGATGTAGTTATGTAACTGTGAAATCTTCTCACTGTTAATTCACAGGGGAAAAAGGTAgtcgcgcgcacacacacacccacacacacacaatccactacacactctcacacacacacgatcagaTGGATTTAGACAACTCTCTGGGGCAGCTGGCACATTTTGGCTAATCCCCTTGACCCGAAATGTCCCTTTCATTATGTTGCAAAAACACGGGGATAAAGAGAAGTTGGAGTCATGGTCGGTGGCCATGTTAAGTTGTCGTGCTACAAACAAAAAGACTGtgaaacacacaatgaacaaGATTTTATTCaagtttctttaattttttctgCTTCGTCTCTTCCAGGCACGCCAACATCTTGTCGCCTTACTCAAAGGCCGTCCCTGCAATCATAGCAAAAGCCTCGGCGATCTACAATCCCTTCATCTATGCGATCATACATAACAAATACAGGTGAAGGACGACTCGGGGCAGTTGTCCTCATCTTgtccaaataaacaaaacaatacgTTTTTAAATAACTTAACCCTATTTGTGTGATTTCATCGTTCTGCTCTCGTCAGGATGACTCTAGCAGAGAAGTTCCCCTGCCTCTGGTTTCTCCATCCCACTCCTCGGAAGGACTGCTCCTCCATCAGCGAGTCGTCTTACAGGGACTCCATCATCAGCCGACAGTCCACAGCATCAAGGACACACTTCATTTCAGCGACCTCCAATGCCACAGACATGGTCATTGCATATTTGAGATATTGTTTTCACATGATCAAAAGGATCACATCCGAtaatgtcattgtttttgtgttttttgaggctttcatttgatttgacacCATATAAACGTGTCTGCTATCTTTTCCATTAATGAGCCACTTGGCTTGAAATCGGAAATGTTCTTAGTGTAATATTAATTTCCACAAATTGATTATTGACAagaatattttctctgaaattAGTTGAATtagaaatgaaatgtcattgcattgattattatattaaaaattGTACCATGCCGAAAATCATAATTTGCAATCAATGCAATGGCCTTTACTTTTAAATTCAActtataacaaaaaaaagttatatCCCAGGCTATGAAGTCCATTTGTGCAACTCAGTGCTCATCCAGCAAAGTGCAAGGGAGTAAACCACCGCAAACCACACTAGACTTGTACTCTCAGAGTCACCTGTCGTTGGAAAGCTAAAGAAAACATGATGATCTGAGGTAACTCTCGAAttatttcagttcatttcagctgtttgttgttgttttcatccctgCAGGTGTTGAGGGATGTAGAGATGGAGCCTTTGGGCAGGAGGTCAGGTGATTCCTTCCGAAGCATGTCGTCACACGGTCACTCTCGCCGAGGGAGGTCCTATAAGAAACAATTGGAGCGGAAAGGAACAAAGACCTATCCACTGCAGAAGGTGAGAGAACTCAACACCAAACTGTGTGACTCCGGCTTAGTTGTCCTTGTGTCATTTGCATCACACTAATCTGATTTGCCTTCATGCTCTTATGCTCATGCATCATGTTTTGCAACCGATCTTTTTCttgctttgtgtttgaatgtgttttttgttttgtttgcttgctCTTATATCGCTAGTGTCCGTCCACCATGAATGATCCATCGAGCTCTTGTGAACATGAACTGGTTTCCAGCTCTCTTACCATCGCCACTGTCCCCCTGCTAGTTCTTACCAGGATGCGCAGCCAGAGTCTGAACAATGATATTTCAAACGCTGGGGAGGAGAAACGCAGCATCGGCAGTCAGCTCAACAGCCTGAAGAGCGACTCTTTCGACTCCCTCAATTTCAGAACGATCCCGTCCAGCGATGCCCGGTCGCCTCAGGGCATCCCGCGCATTATCGTCATCAGTCCCACGTCGGAGAGCAGCCTCATCAAACAGGACAGCGTGTGCATGGAGGACAGCATTGAGGCGATGGAGAACCACACTTTTGTTAGTCTGAACTTCTCGTCTGAGGTGTTCGAGGCCGTGCAGCTGCTCTCGTGATGAGCCGGACTTCAATACCGACCCATGTGATCCTCTCCGTTAAAAGCTACAGGACTTCTGACCACGGATCTCACTCACACATCACTCCTCTCTACACACTCGTCTTTATCCACTGAAATGAATCCGACAACTGTGTTGGACTCTTTCTGTCAATCGAAGCTATGCTGCCCTGTTCCTTCGAGAGCCGGAGCTCAGAGGACGAGCGGGGGAAACGATGTGACCTTGATGCTGGTGTGCAGAGTGCACTGTCTGTCAGACTTGGCAGGGACACGGGCGCCCTGAGGGGGCCGCACGGGTTGCAGCAGAGTTTTCCTAGATCCCACAAATATGACAAGTGCAACATGTTTTCATGAGCCCGGGGCCTAAGCCTGACAGGATGGGTTTTTAGTTTGGCTATTCACACTGAGGTGGAATTTTGAATTTTTGTTTAAAGCTTTGAGCTGAAATATTTATGATTTCATTCATTTAGGTCCACAAAATGTGATGTCCTGATCAGTCCAGTTCAGGGTAATAGGGGTAAACGGTTCCGTAGCTAGGACCACACCATTAACAACGCAATGATGGGATGGATGAAACACTGCAGGGGATTCATAAAGGGATACTCTCTAGACAACTTCATCTGCGTAGATGTTTTTTGCTCcttttgataaaaaaagaaaaggatacaGCGACTCTGATTAAGAAAGCAAAGCAATGCCTTTGGGTCGTGAGGATGTACTTGAAGTATTTATATTCAGTTCTTGTTTCCTGGTCGTGGCACCCTCAGCCTGTGTGGACCTCTCCAGCTTTCCATTGGCAGCGGGACAGGAGCGTAATGAAAAACGGAGACGGTTGATACTGATCAAAATTCTGACGTGGGGTCATATGTGACTCATAAACCCAGgaactttttactttttctttgtgGTGACTTTTAATATGTCTGTGCTTCATAATAAATACTCAACTGCTCCCTCGAACTTTTCCTATTTAGGTCAACCAAAGATTAAATTGGagtttatttagtttgtttacttgtcttattgtattattattagacAGAAAATAATCTCTCGAGCCAATGAACGACAGCTGCTTTTGTTTCTCATTGGCTACATTTCCTTTTCCTAAGTCTTGCAATCCTTCTAGTCCGGCTCTTCGGCAGCATCCATTCGCATTTACTGCAAATACAAAAGGACCAATGTGGCATCATGCCTTGATCCACAAAACTGAATGTGAACAACAATTTGAATCAAGTCCTATGTGACGTCTGTATCATCTGCGTTTTAACATTTGATACCCGTGCATATGTTGGTTTTATGACTACGAACATTATGCCATTAGAAAAATTGTGGAGAAGTTAGTCAATGTGTCATCTGGATCCAACTCTTGAGACAGATCCTTCAATCACATGCGATTATCCTGTTGTACTGTAATAAATCCAAGAAGCAGGGACGTGTTACCTTTAACCCCCGGCTCGTCCAAACTCTGCACTTGACTGACCCCTATAGGACAATTTTACAAAACTCTGGATTATGTTCAATGACAATGACTCAAGCAAACAGGAAAAGGAATTACATTATGGgtaaagggaaagaaagactgTGGTTattgcaaataaaatgtaaggGTTAAGGTGACATGAGGCTTTGGTCAAACAAGGTGACTAAAGACGACAAAAACGTATGAATTCGAATAAATTGTTAATGCATAGCCTCCAATTTACTTACTGTACATCTATTGTTTTCAGTCTGCAGCGGATGAATCATCAGAGGATAAAAACAATGATTCATACTCATGAAactaaatactttattttgatATGTCCCCGTTTTATATATCTTTGTTCTGTTGCTGAGTTCAATATTTGTACAAAGTGTCTGAAGATGAATGTACAATGAATGAGTGATTAGCGAATGACTGACGAGTTAGTGCAGCTAAATGTGGACTGTGACTGAAAGCTGGACCAGAGGAGGGGATTGGCTCACTGAAGGTCACATGGATATGATTAATTTTTATATCACGAGTGCTgtgtattatgtttttattgatcttaacatgttttatcattacttttgtgattatttaaaaaaaagacatggagACGGGGAAGTACTGCAGCCTGTGAAATAATTAAACACACATCCTCTTTACTCTATTTCAATGGTGCtggattgatttaaaaacatcatatttaaTAGTAATGACTGAGTCTGACTATCCTGACCAACATCCCAGAGAGTGACATCATGAACAATCTGCAGACTTCATCAAAATACAGCAGATCATTGACACCTGAACCAATAAAAGTATATCTCTTCTTCACAGCCTTGTGGAGAAACCTGTTCCCTTgtagaataaataaattcagcattatactgtatttttaaaaatgattacTGCCTTCACTAAGGCCCACTTCCTGAGTTGAGATAAGTCCTCTCCACTCGCCTCTCTTATGGACCTGATCATAGGATTTGTATCTATCCacacaaatgtttatttattgaattgtGCTTTGTGTTATATGTTTATTCATGCCACACCAAGGTTTGTTCAACACACTGCATTTTTACCCCTGGATGCTGTTTGCCGTTGTCGTTTCATGTACtgctttcatttcctgtgtACCCCCCCGCAATCACTTCACAGATCCTGCTGGCACAATAAAGTTTTTGGATTCATTTTCGGCGTTGTACAATTGTGGGTGAAACCTTGGAGAGCTACTGTACACTGAGAAAGCATGGTGCTTGTTTCTTTGTGGCATGGTGGTCCAGTGGTCCGGTGGTCCAGATAAACCTGTCTGGGGTGTACCATGTCTCTTGCCAAACTGTTTGAAGTTCCCACACAACAAGATGCTTTCTGATCAAATATACATTAACAAACCTTGTGTACTTATATGACTGAGCAGCAGGAATTAAGGATGTTTAATATGTTATGACAGTAAAAAGCCACTAGATGGAAGTAGGGATTCATATTTCCAACGGTGATTTACCCAATGAATGTGCACtctttcttactttctttctttctttctttctttctttctttctttctttctttctttctttctttctttctttctttctttctctctgaaaaatgaaagaatccAATGTCCCATCAGCTCACACGCATGTGGGAAGAAGATACATGTTCCCCATTTAACATGCATGTGGTCCCATACAAATCCAGACTATTAGATGTGATCTGAGTCATTATATGCTTCATCAGACTGATCATGTTTTTTTAGGAGCTTTGATCAAAGGACAGAATTGaacttttctttaatttactTTACACCGTATGTGTGGTGAAAAACTGGCTGATAGACGAGTAAGAAGAATCGTCCAGTCAAACAATACGGTCATTATCCACGACTATGACAGATGTGCAtgggtgtgtgactgtgtgagagagagattacaTCACCATGCAGTGAAACCAAGGCTGCTCCCAACTGAAACTGGAGATAAACAATAACCAGTTAACAAGCATAACTCTCCTCTGATGTAAGTCTCACCTGTGAGGAGCCTCTGCCGTCTTCATGTGGACGGACGtggattcttctggtgtttggCCAGACCCCACCCACGCATGCACTGGCACGGGGTCTGAGGTTTCCGCCACAGCATGTGTAAAGATAACCAAAGGTCAAGCTTCATTTATTCACGTGAGCTAGCAGTGCAATTTTCAAAACAACATAATGGCTTATAAATCATGTTATGGTGGACAATATTATTATAGGGAGAAAGGCATCTCTGCCATTACCACAATGCTCCTGGAACACATGGACTCAGGTCTACCATGCaggaacattttcaaaagtCACACAAGAACAAATACAGCCGGACCTATGAGGCGCAGTCAGCTAGATGCCTATAGCAAAAGTTTGTTCTCTCGATATGTTCAGCGTGGCAGAGCCAGCGAAGAAACCAAAAAGGACTTTGTCGGAAGAATGGAAGAAAGGAtaagaaaaaagagaatgaGTAATACTGGACCCGCTTTTATTTGAGAGctaaaagacacaaagaggtGTTGGACAGATGCCCACTTGGTTAATCATCTGAAGGATAACTTTTAGAACGGATTGGGTGAGTGGGGAGACACATCTAGATCCAGCCGGTCTGCAGAGGACGGTAAAGGTGTTTTAATAAGCCAGTGTcatatgcttgtgtttgtgtgtgtgtgtgtgtgtgtgtgtgagtgtgtgtgtgtgtgtctgtgtgtgtgtgtgtgaaagagacagagagaaagatagagagagagagagagagagcaggtgaCAGCAACAGTGGATTTTTCACAGAAGCAATGGCACAACACACTACATTAGAGATCTTTATGCTGTGCAGTAAAAAGTATGAAACTCAGTTGTAGCATATAAGccttttatatataaagtgtcCTCCTGCAAAGGGCATCACAGTTTTTATCTCCGATGccacaacaaataaaaccatgACTTTAACTTGTCACTATGGGCAGTACTTTTATTTACGACTGTGAGTTTTGCCTCCCACCT belongs to Platichthys flesus chromosome 3, fPlaFle2.1, whole genome shotgun sequence and includes:
- the opn4xb gene encoding opsin 4xb, with amino-acid sequence MWSSDSMEPETAHTQSTFITKVDVPDHVHYIVAVFVFVIGTLGITGNALVMFAFYSNKKLRNLPNYFIMNLAVSDFLMAFTQSPIFFINCIYKEWVFGEMGCKLYAFCGALFGIASMINLLAISIDRYVVITKPLQAIHWSSKRRTALAILMVWLYSLAWSLAPLVGWSSYIPEGLMTSCTWDYVTYTMANRSYTMMLCCFVFFIPLGIIFYCYLLMFLAIRKTGREVERLGTQVRKSTLIQHKSIKTEWKLAKIAFVVIVVYVLSWSPYACVTLISWAGHANILSPYSKAVPAIIAKASAIYNPFIYAIIHNKYRMTLAEKFPCLWFLHPTPRKDCSSISESSYRDSIISRQSTASRTHFISATSNATDMVLRDVEMEPLGRRSGDSFRSMSSHGHSRRGRSYKKQLERKGTKTYPLQKCPSTMNDPSSSCEHELVSSSLTIATVPLLVLTRMRSQSLNNDISNAGEEKRSIGSQLNSLKSDSFDSLNFRTIPSSDARSPQGIPRIIVISPTSESSLIKQDSVCMEDSIEAMENHTFVSLNFSSEVFEAVQLLS